From the Campylobacter sp. MIT 99-7217 genome, the window GGTGATCATTTCAAAGGCTGATTTAGCACCTTTGTTTGACTTTGATATACAAAAGGCTAAGGCTGAGTGCAAGAAGCTTAATCCAAAAGCAGATTTTTTGGTTCTTGATGCAAAAAATGGCACAAATTTAAACACTTGGTTTGAGTATTTGAAGCTTAAAAAGGAGATGAATTAATGTGTCTTTCAATCCCTTCTAAAATTCTAGAAATTGATGAGTTTAACAATGCCTTAGTTGAAACCTTGGGCGTAAAAAGAAAAGTAAGCCTTGATCTTGTCCCAGAAGCTTGTGAAATAGGTGATTTTGTGCTTATACATGTAGGCGTTGCCATGGAAAAGATCGACAAAGATTTT encodes:
- a CDS encoding HypC/HybG/HupF family hydrogenase formation chaperone, which encodes MCLSIPSKILEIDEFNNALVETLGVKRKVSLDLVPEACEIGDFVLIHVGVAMEKIDKDFAKESIKTYQEIVSKMQNGEISADEGDLGLNEFHR